The Chroicocephalus ridibundus chromosome Z, bChrRid1.1, whole genome shotgun sequence sequence TTCCTTCTGAGTAGTTTACCAGTGACCAAAAATCCTCACTCACTAGTCAAGAGTGGCATGGCTAAGTGAAACAAATGTGTATCAGACCAGTCTGGAAATGCCTTGCTGCTGTCCTCCTGGGTTTGTTTTCTATGGCATTCTCTTTAAATATAAAGCGAGCCTGAAACAGCTCACACAGAGCTGTGTGAGCGTTGTGGTGACACTGGACACCACATGTAACCTGGATGTTTCCTGTAATCTCTGTCCTGAATGAAGAACTGCAGTCCTCAGGGTTATTGTTCTGCACACCGTCTGAATTCCTATTGCGGAACAGTGGTGTCTTTGCCTGTTAAATATGTGGTAGCACTCGTCTTGAATCCCTACCAAGGGACTCCTGTTCCTGTCCTCCAGAGCTTTGTTGCGCTTCCCAGCGAGTGACCAAAGCATTAAATTGCCCTTGCAGAGCGCTTGCTTGTATCCCTGTGAGTCATAGTCAGTGCTCTGCTTTCAGGTGGCAAACGAGACCCATGGCCATGTTGGTGCTGACTTGGCTGCTCTTTGCTCAGAAGCTGCTCTTCAGGCTATCAGAAAGAAGATGGATCTCATAGACCTAGAAGATGAAACCATCGATGCTGAAGTGATGAACTCGCTGGCTGTGACCATGGATGACTTCAGGGTAATGCAGGAGTGGCCCTCTTTCTTTTGGGTGCAATGTCTAATTGCTTATCGGAAGCAAGTGAACATAATGTGTTGGAATTCATATAATGCCATTTCTTCTAATGATAGTGGGCTCTGAGCCAGAGCAACCCTTCTGCTCTTCGGGAGACTGTGGTGGAGGTGCCACAAGTTACCTGGGAAGATATCGGTGGTCTAGAAGATGTAAAGAGAGAACTCCAGGAGCTCGTACAGGTAAGGGTTTCCAACAGATTTTTGCCTAGTCggcttgaaaaataattataatagtaAAATCCAGAACAGTTTCAGATTCCTGTTGGGCTGTGAACAGGGTAAATGCAGAGGTTTTTATGGTATTTGCTTGTAATGGACTAAAGGTACCATGCTGTCCACCTTAGTGAACTTGGAGAGGAaggtgctgggaagcagcatCAGGCTTTCCTTAGCTGAGTCTACGGTGTCATCTTGGGTGGGTGTTGTGCTActtgcagaaacagcagcagttctgctTCTTTTACATGGAGATCAGCAGTGGCACCCCTGCTGAGAATCATCTTATGTGGTGGCTTTATACGCCAGAAAGCACGTGGAGATCCTCATGCAGAGAGCCTCTGAAGGGCTTCCCATCAGCATTAGCACAGGGACAGGTGAGAAGTAATTGTGAAGCCTTCTACAGAGGGAAAGACTAGAATGAAAAGTCATGAATGGTCTGTGGAAACTCTACGTTTCCTGGTTTGGGATGGTTTGGATTTGATACATTCTGCTTTCAGTTGGCACTGTAGAGGCATCCTGTCTGTgaataaaataatctaattttcaaTCTTATTTTCTGATGTTAAAATCATCACCTATCTGTGACCTCATTGCTGAGGATAAATGCTCACATCAGACACCTTGCCCGTCTCTGGAGAGCAGAGCGAATTGGTTAGATAATGAGCTGTTCCTTTTTGcttctgcagggcagaggggagtTGGGGTTAAGTGTGCTGGAAAACTACCTGAACTGGTACTTAGTTCTTAGAGGTAATTAGGTTGTTTAAGGCAGCTTTCCAATTTAGCTGTGGTGCTTTTCAGACCAGTGTCCTTGTAAAAACTCCAGTGGCACTGAATAGGCAGGATCTTGTGTTTAACCCACCAGAAATCTCAGGTAATGTTTCTGGTAGGAGGAGAAACAAAACTGACccaagatgtccctgcccatggcagagggttttGACTacatgatctttgaaggtcccttcacatacaaaccattctgtgattctaaggtaCATGCCTGTTCTGGCTTATCATGagaggggtttgtttgttttgttctccttCAGTATCCTGTGGAGCACCCAGACAAATTCCTCAAATTTGGTATGACCCCATCAAAAGGGGTTCTGTTCTACGGGCCACCTGGTTGTGGTAAGACACTGCTGGCCAAAGCCATTGCCAACGAATGCCAGGCAAACTTCATTTCCATCAAGGGGCCAGAATTACTCACCATGTGGTTTGGCGAGTCTGAAGCCAATGTGCGCGAGATCTTTGACAAGGTACGTGTTTCTTCTACTCCCTGTGTTTTTGCTGAGGTACCCCCAGAACTTTGTATCCACTGTGTCTGGCTTACTGGCCTGGTTCTTGTTTatgtcttttgtgtttttcccaCTTGCATTGACAGCAGGGCCTGATGTTAGGAAATTAATACCCTTTGGCAACATAACTATTTAAACTTTTTCTCTGGCTGCAGTTTGTATCTGTTGTTACCAGATGATAAATGCCCCGGTGCCTTAGCAGTGAGGCTAGCGTTAGGATGTCATAGATACCCTCCACATCCCTGAAAAACTTACCGACACATCGTTAGCCATCACCATCTACAGATTTTCAGAACATCCTGTGGGTTCTTGTCCTACAGTATACATGGATTAGAAAGGAGcccactgctgctgccctgtAGATACTGGCACCTCCTGTCCCAGAGGTGTCTGCATGGATTATCTTGGGAATCCTTGCTCTGGTGGTCGGGGAACATGCTGACAGAACGAAGTTGGAAggacagcaagagagaaaaatttaggttggaaaggaacCCCagaggccacctagtccaactgtTTGTCCAAAGCAGGGAGATAACTTGGAAATTCGATCAGGTTGCCCAGTGCCTCATGTTCTGAACATGTGCTAAAGGTGGAGAATCCCTGACTTCTCTGGGCCTGTGTGCTAGTGTTTGAGCCCTCTCACTGTGaagaattcttttccttttttctaactGGAAGTTTCTTTGCAGCTGTCTGTGCCTGTGGTCTTTCATCCTTTCATTGCACACATCAAAGAAAGATCTGGCTCCCTTCTTCTATACTAGTTTTCCTATAACTACCCGTTAGGTATCTGAAGACAACGGTTGGATTTCCCCCTTCCATTGGATGTATCTCTCTCCTACTGACACTTGAGTGCCTAAGTAACCAATTGACATCCACAGGTACTGCAGGGAGAGTTCTAGTCCAGGCAAATTGGCTCCAGCTTTCCCTGCCAGGCACTGGAGTTACCACCCTTCTCTTCTGCCTGATTCACAATGCCCCCAGCTTTGAGGGAATTCAGCTTGTTGTTCAGGAGAATTTAATTGAGGGTTTGTGTGGCACAAGACTGTTCTGGAGCAGCTCTTCCAAGCTCTCCTTGCAGCGGCAGTGCTGCAGTACTCCTCTGAGCTGCTTTAATGGCAGGGGAGACTTAGTGTGAAATCAATGTGCTCCTCACTGGGTGATATTAACATGGAGTAATTATTCCCATTTGCTTCTTGCAGGCCCGTCAAGCAGCCCCTTGTGTGCTCTTTTTTGATGAGCTGGACTCCATCGCAAAGGCTCGAGGTGGGAATattggtgatggtggtggtgctgcAGACCGGGTCATCAACCAGATCCTGACAGAGATGGACGGCATGTCCACCAAGAAGAATGTCTTCATCATTGGTGCCACCAACAGGCCAGACATTATTGACCCAGCCATCTTGCGCCCCGGCCGCCTGGATCAACTCATCTACATCCCCCTGCCTGACGAGAAGTCCCGGGTTGCTATTCTTAAGGCCAACCTGAGGAAATCACCAGTTGCCAAGGTAGGATCTGCGACCTGACTGTGTGCTGCATGTGCTCCTCACAAGCTGGGAACAGAGCAGAGGGCTTGTGGCTGCTCCACGTGGTACAGAGCTGGGAAACCTTCAGTCCCTGAAGGACGGAAATTAAGAGGTAGGGGCAGGCTTGAGCTCTAAGGCTAGGTGTCAATGACACTAGGTGTCGGTGTGTGAGCACAGCGGGTCTCTGTCACATAGTGGAGCTCTGCCCACGGTGTGGGAACAGGAAAGCCTGTTATGGCACAGTGGAAACGATTCCTGCTCTCTGAAAGAAAAGTAGATGTAGAACATGGGGGTGGGAAAGGAAATTGAAGAGGAAGCTGTGCAGTTAATTGTTGCTGAACTCTGTTGTAGGCAAGAGCTGTGTCCCTTGCCTAGGGAGCAGGCAATAATGCAACTGATAGTTAATCAGAGAAAAGCAGATGTCAAGTGAGAGCTCAAGTTTTTTTGTGCCAAGCTTAGGTTTTTAGGTACTGTTGGGAAGGAAGGCTTCAAAGGAGGCTGCAGTACTAACCCCTTAgttgaggggaaggaggaggacgtTGGTGTTCTTGGCCTGCCTGTGCCCCGTCTCCATTTCCAAGTTTCATTTGACTCCTAATACTGAGACGTGAGCAAATCATATGTGAAATCCACAACTGCAGAGGCTTTTACAGCTGCTTCTTGGCTTCTTCCTGGGTTTGTGGGGAGCGTGGCCTGCCTTTGTGTGTGGTTAACTTTTCACAGAAACAAGAATCTTAACAGTTGATCTTCTCAAAATTGGGCAAAGTTAAGTCAGAACCTTGGTACCATGGGATCTGAAGCCCTCTCACTGTGACCTGAGGTCATAAGGTGTTAAGGAGAGACgtctcttgtgtttttttcactaGGATGTCGATCTGGATTTCCTAGCTAAGATGACCAATGGCTTTTCAGGGGCTGACCTGACAGAAATTTGCCAGCGTGCCTGCAAACTGGCAATCCGTGAGTCCATCGAGAGTGAGATCAGGCGAGAACGCGAGAGGCAGACCAACCCTTCTGCCATGGTGAGTGGTCTGCCCCAGtgtccctctccagcccctgccttggCGGGCATTGGAGCACCCTGGCCTGgaagggaaggctgtggacagaGCATGCAGCTCACCTGggccctctgtcctgctgcaggaagtgGAAGAGGATGACCCGGTTCCTGAGATACGCAGGGACCACTTTGAGGAGGCCATGCGCTTCGCTCGCCGCTCTGTCAGTGACAACGACATCAGGAAATACGAGATGTTTGCACAGACTCTACAGCAGAGCCGCGGCTTCGGCAGCTTCAGGTAACTGTGGGGGAGTGCGGGGAGGACAGTGTGGCTCAGCCGGCCCCAGAGCAGAGCACCCAGGCAGCTTTCTGACAGATTCTGGGTGACAAACCCCTCTTCCACTGCAGTTTCCCATTCTCCCCAGCATGTACAGCAGCCAGTAGACAAGGTGGTGGGTGTAGGCTGTGCTGCGGGTTGGTTGTAACTGCTCTATTAGTGGTCAGCCCTTTTTTCCTGTAACACAAGCGACGTCCAGCAGCTGCGTGAGCCTTTTGCATGACCCGCTGTAAGGCTTCATcctgtttctcttccctgtcctACATGGCACTGGGGTGTTGGcgtggaggggaggggatggcacTGAGCTGCGAGGAGGCTTCTGAACAGCgtctcttctctccccttctgCACCGCTGCACGCAGGTTCCCATCAGGTAACCAGGGCGGTGCTGGGCCCAGCCAAGGCACAGGAGGTGGCAGCGGGGGCAACGTGTACAGCGAAGACAACGACGATGATCTCTACGGTTAACTCGCTGTCCTCGGTGGACCAAACTCCAAATCAGGCCACGTTGTATGGGGAAAAATCCAATGTTCAATGGACTCTCGGCTTCTTCATTCCTCAGTCAGAACAGTGTAGCTGTACGTCAGACTTTGTACAGGAATGTTTTCTGCACACACCAATCCAGACTGGTGTTCGGTTGGGAGGCAGACAGTGTATTAACAAGGAGGGGAACCAACTTAATTTCTGAGAAATTTCTGTTCTAGTTTATGTGGCAGAATCAGCAGCTTTAGCAAAGGGTACAACGCTagcctgtataaaaaaaaaatcaaaacaaaaacacaaaaataataaaaaaaataataaaaatcccacaaaactcTAGCCAGGCCCTGGCAGTTCCTTTGTGTGGTGGTGGCGTGGTCTGTAAACCCCTATCCCAGCACTCCTTGCTCTGGTCGAGTCCATCTGTCTGTGCGCTTCCCTGCTGCACGCCacgttgctttttttcttaacccCTCTTAGCTCCGTTAACAGAAGAAATCGGTTTGGCAGGGTCTCTCCCCGGCCCAGCCTTGGCAGGAGGCACTGAGTAAGACAGCCTGGCAGCAGGTACCTGGTGTTGCTTTTCCAATGCTGGGCGTGAGCTGTCGGATCTCCTCCTGCTTTGGCTCCTCGGCAGCAAAGGACTTCTCCGGCAATCCCTGTCTCAGCCCTGCCTGAAGGCAGCTGCGAGGGGGATTCATGGGTGCGGGAACTGAAGGTTTCTGCTAAGAGGGTTAAATGCAAGCTTGTGGGAGAACGGTGCCCCAGCCTTCTGGGGCTGAGCCACGCTGGAGATGGCAACCTCCATCCCCCAGCAGGAGGTGTGTGGGGCCCGGGTGGTGGCAGTTTCTGCCCCAAAGCCTGGTAGATCTTGGAGGGCTCCAGATCAGTTGGATTTAATGGGAGAGGGGAGCCTCAAAATGTCAGGACAGGACTGTCTGTGAGAGGGGGCTTGTGCGTAGCAGCGGGGAGAAAGGCACTGAAATTGGGAACGCTGTGTTTAAATAGCACAGCCTCCTGCTGGGGTAGGAGGCCACGaagggccctggggagggggggcagctCTGGTGCTCTGTCCTACTTCagagctctctgccagcaccGCTCCTGCCCTGTCCTCATCCCACCTCTTGGAGAAAAcgctgctgctggctcctgcgGGGGATGATCGTCACCTCTTCCCCTGGCAGTGGGGTTGAGGAGGGGAGCGCTGGTGCCTCCCCTGCCCTTTTTTTTGGGTTACCTGGCACCTGGAAGCTCTGCCGGCACACGGATGCTGGCTTTGCTTGCCCAGTGTGAGCCTGAGGGATGCAGCTCTGGCCAGGGCGGGGAGGAACCAAGAACCGTCTGCTTTCAGGCCCTTGGGAAGCGGGAAAGGGCTGCTCTGCGCCCACTCCAGGAGCTCCAGGACCCTCCCCAAAACCTTTCCCAGCTCTGTCACGGTGTGGGTTTCTACCTTCTTGCCAGTATGGGACTGTGACCGCCCAGCTAGGGCTGGGGGAAGATCCGTCCCGGCACCTCTGTGTGGAGGCCGGGGCAAACAGGACGTGGGACGGCGGAGTGCGTGTCCCAGCTCCCGGCAGCCCGAgtcttccctgctgcctctcctAATTGGAAATGCTAATTAAATCCAGCAGGAGGGCTGCAAAacctcagtcttttttttttcttgctgcctgtGGGAGATGGCTCCTGGTGGGGACAGCACCCATGGGAGCTCCAAGAACACCCGCGCCTGCCCTGGGGGGCTGAGGGTGTCCCCCAAACCAGcacctgcagcagccccaggggagcAGTTGGCACCGGGGGCTGGGTTTGGCCCCAACCCATGTCCCTGTCCAGGGGCCACCCCCCCAGCAgacacccctgggagctgcaggggcaaAAGCCTTCCTgtggcaccccctgcccagcAGCTTGCTGGGGGGACTGGGAACCCCAAAGGtgtgctggggggaggaaggtgctggTGATGGGCCTTGCCGTGGATGGTATGGGGTCAGCGAGGGGGCAACTGAGGACAACCCTTTCATCGCCACCTTGGGCAGCATCTCCTTGTtgaagttcagcaaggacaattgtagggtgctgcagctggggaggaataaccccatgcaccagtagaggttgggtgctgacctgctggagagcagctctgtggaaagagacctgggagtcctggtggacaacagggtggccatgagccagcaatgtgcccttgtgaccaagaaggcccatggcatcctggggtgcatcaagaagagtgtggccagcaggtcgagggaggtcatcctccccctctactctgccctggtgaggctgcacctggagtactgtgtccagttctgggctccccggttcaagaaggacagggaactgctggagagtccagcagaggggtacaaagatgatcaagggaatgaagGGATTGTAGTGATACtgtgaggggtaatggttttaaactg is a genomic window containing:
- the VCP gene encoding transitional endoplasmic reticulum ATPase — its product is MASGSDSKADDLSTAILKQKNRPNRLIVDEAINEDNSVVSLSQAKMDELQLFRGDTVLLKGKKRREAVCIVLSDDTCSDEKIRMNRVVRNNLRVRLGDVISIQPCPDVKYGKRIHVLPIDDTVEGITGNLFEVYLKPYFLEAYRPIRKGDIFLVRGGMRAVEFKVVETDPSPYCIVAPDTVIHCEGEPIKREDEEESLNEVGYDDIGGCRKQLAQIKEMVELPLRHPALFKAIGVKPPRGILLYGPPGTGKTLIARAVANETGAFFFLINGPEIMSKLAGESESNLRKAFEEAEKNAPAIIFIDELDAIAPKREKTHGEVERRIVSQLLTLMDGLKQRAHVIVMAATNRPNSIDPALRRFGRFDREVDIGIPDATGRLEILQIHTKNMKLADDVDLEQVANETHGHVGADLAALCSEAALQAIRKKMDLIDLEDETIDAEVMNSLAVTMDDFRWALSQSNPSALRETVVEVPQVTWEDIGGLEDVKRELQELVQYPVEHPDKFLKFGMTPSKGVLFYGPPGCGKTLLAKAIANECQANFISIKGPELLTMWFGESEANVREIFDKARQAAPCVLFFDELDSIAKARGGNIGDGGGAADRVINQILTEMDGMSTKKNVFIIGATNRPDIIDPAILRPGRLDQLIYIPLPDEKSRVAILKANLRKSPVAKDVDLDFLAKMTNGFSGADLTEICQRACKLAIRESIESEIRRERERQTNPSAMEVEEDDPVPEIRRDHFEEAMRFARRSVSDNDIRKYEMFAQTLQQSRGFGSFRFPSGNQGGAGPSQGTGGGSGGNVYSEDNDDDLYG